ACCGGAATATCCGGTTGCCCGGAACTTTCTGGATATGCTCCAGATCGTAGAACCCATCGACGATAAGGCCATTCCCAACAATTCCATCATCCGGGAATTCATCGGCCATTCCATTTTTGGAGATTTGCTGTAATAAAAGGAGCGTAACCATGCATATTTCTCAACGGACCCTGCATATTCCCACTTCTCCCATCCGTAAGCTGGCACCCATTGCCAACCGGGTAGAGAAAACCAAGAAAATCTATCACCTGAACATCGGACAGCCGGATATCCCCACGCCGGAAAGCTTTTTCAAGGGGGTGGCTTCCTACCATCCCAAAGTGGTGGCTTACGGAAAATCCCAGGGGGATGCCAAACTGCTGGAAGGCATCCGGAAGTATTATGCCGAATGGGGCATGGACTATGCCATCGATGATATCTTTGTGACCAATGGAGGCAGCGAGGCCCTTTCTTTTGCCATCATGACCACCTGCGATCCGGGGGACAATGTCCTGATGTTTGAACCTTTCTATGCCAACTACAAAAGCTTTACCGGGGCCTACAATGTGGAAATCCAGGGAGTTCCCACTTCCCCTGACACGGGATACCATCTGCCGGATCAGGAAACGGTGGAAAGCTACATCACGGACAGGACCCGTGCCATGCTGATCACCAATCCGGGGAATCCCACCGGTGTGATCTACACCAGGGAAGAAATGGACATGCTGGCCCGGATTGCCCTGAAATACGATATGACCCTGATTGCGGACGAAGTCTACAGAGAATTTGTGTACGATGGAGAGTATACCAGCTTTGGGATGCTGCATGAACTGGATGACAATCTGGTGCTCATTGATTCTGTATCCAAGCGGTACAGTGCCTGCGGTGCCCGCAGCGGCTGCATCATTACGAAAAACAGGGACCTGCAGCAGGAACTGCTGAAATGCTGCCAGGCCCGGTTGTCCTGTCCCAACATTGAACAGCTGGGTGCTGCGGCTCTGTACTCCACCCCCAAATCCTATTGGGAGGAAGTCAAGAAGGAATACACCAAACGGCGGGATACCATCAAGGCCTGCCTGGCTGCTATGCCTGGCGTGATTTCTTCCGATCCCAAAGGGGCCTTTTATGTGATGGTGAAGATGCCCATCGATGATACAGAGAAATTTGCCAAATGGCTGCTGGAAGACTTTGACATCGACGGGGAGACCGTCATGATCACACCGGGCAACGGATTCTATGCCTCCGATGTGAACCGGGGACAGGATGAGGCCCGGCTGGCCTATGTGCTGAACACCCATGACCTGGAAAAGGCCATGCACATCCTGGCTGAAGGGCTGAAGGTCTATCCGGGAAGAAAATAACAGTTTTCACGGGGATTTCATGTTCCTGACTTACAATAAAAACAACGATAGCTGCATATCTTTTGTGCGCTGTCGTTGTTTTTTTGTTGACAGATTTGCTTTACCCTGTTTT
This region of Acidaminococcus timonensis genomic DNA includes:
- a CDS encoding pyridoxal phosphate-dependent aminotransferase translates to MHISQRTLHIPTSPIRKLAPIANRVEKTKKIYHLNIGQPDIPTPESFFKGVASYHPKVVAYGKSQGDAKLLEGIRKYYAEWGMDYAIDDIFVTNGGSEALSFAIMTTCDPGDNVLMFEPFYANYKSFTGAYNVEIQGVPTSPDTGYHLPDQETVESYITDRTRAMLITNPGNPTGVIYTREEMDMLARIALKYDMTLIADEVYREFVYDGEYTSFGMLHELDDNLVLIDSVSKRYSACGARSGCIITKNRDLQQELLKCCQARLSCPNIEQLGAAALYSTPKSYWEEVKKEYTKRRDTIKACLAAMPGVISSDPKGAFYVMVKMPIDDTEKFAKWLLEDFDIDGETVMITPGNGFYASDVNRGQDEARLAYVLNTHDLEKAMHILAEGLKVYPGRK